In Cryptomeria japonica chromosome 1, Sugi_1.0, whole genome shotgun sequence, the sequence AAAGGGAGAAGAAGtgttgaaagggaaatgagagGTGATGTACCTAGATTGAAATATATTTCGTTCCCTACCTATGAGTGCACAAGACATCAATAAACCATCCAAAAACATACACAAATCTCAATCTAACAACTATCTCCAAACAAAAATAAGAAGGTTAGAACCTAGCTACATGTTGAGAGGGATTGAGAGATATCCACAGACAACACATACAAACAAAAATTAATACAGACTTAAATTAGGAGACAAAAGGAAGAAAGATTGCCAAATAAAAGTTGAATAACACAATGTATTCAACAACAAAGATaaggtaaaataaataattaattaacataaaggcaAGGCAATTACAATTGCAAAAATTATAGACATCTATAAGAGAAAAGGGAGAAGAACCCCTAGAATATGTTACAAATTTTGCCTTTATAGATTAAGCATAAATCAAATGAAACACTAGGCTCGGAAACCCTAaccaactagggttaggttacaaaggAAGAAAAAATTAGATCAGGCTAGATTGATCTAATTTTGCATGCCTGGAAAGATCTCCCCAAATTGGGAAAGAGAAACAATCCCTAAAATAAGGGAGAAACCTTGCATTTGGCTGGCGTATGATGTCCTTGTCAGGCCTAAAAGTCTTCTACAGGCAATAAATGGGCATGGCGACCGAGAGAAATGTCTACAGAGACATGGAAGAGTAATGAAAATCATCCCTTGGCCTCTTGGAAGTGGTTGGAAAGAGATCACATTTGATTTGGGCCACTGACGGGGTCATAATTTATTTTTGACCCATTAAGTCGACAACCACCCCCGGGCATCAGTTTGAAAATTAACGTTCACTCTAGATTTAAATCTGGACCAATCAATCTTCCTCCTCGCATGCTGGTGAATGGTCGAGATTGTACCATGAAAACAAGATGGCCCCACCAGCTAAATAAGATTTACTGTAGTATCACAGTCATGGATGAAACCCGATCTTTAAATGCTGCGATACTGCGACGACCATTTCTCAGCCACCACAAAGTCCATCGCCATCACGTGGGGGAAAGAAAATGCCACCCCCAAATTGCCGTGGTTGAGCAATAACAAACCCTCACAATGCCAACATCTTATCGCAATATTGCATGAGTCAAGTAGCGGTTAGTCATAACCGTTGCGACCCTGCGATAACATCACAAACCTCCCACCATCAATCACCACAACATCAAAAAGGCTACCCGGTGGCTATAGAAAATGACCATGGTAGCGTGATAATATCTCACGGTCAGCAATGACGACCATCGCCAACCCATAGGGAGAAACTAACAATCCCTCTTGTTGatgagtgttttgacacactcaccaacagttagGTAGACTATGAAATGTATACCGCCTCTCCTAAAAAgcaatcaatcttgaaagactaattactccaaggtctctatagttgggtcatgATGGTGTTGAATCACTCAATGGCCGATGTGATTGTACCTGACAAGAGGCCTATTGGTTGTAACTAAATAAACAAAATTccctttttgtatatatatatatatttttattttaacttcAATCCAAAAAGGCCTATTAGTTTTActctatttttaaatataaaagttAAACTTCTAACTTaaaaaaatttaatacaatttttaaaaatattttatttgtattaaaattttaatttttaaaatttatattatttaaaattaaaattattaaaattaatttaattatatttatgatcaattctataataatattttatttgctCTCTTTTACTCTCCATATCTATCTTTCCATATTTCTTCTCCAAGTCATTCCCCCCTCTTTCTCCTCATCTTCATCACATATCTCTACTTTCCTCTCTAACTATTGGCAGGAACTTGACGCATTGCGTCCCTTATTCAAGTTATCACCATAGTACTATTGTGTTGACTCCATGGAGATTTTTTGTTTGAATCCTCAATTGATAGACTGTATATTGTGGTTTAATCAATAATACTAAATTTATATTGTGAGAAATTTTGGTTATATATACTCATTGTATTGTGATGATGAATCTCTTAACTTGCTCTAACATATTGGGTCTCAAATTCTTTATAAACTAGGTATGTATTTCTCATAAACAACCATTCTAACATGAAATTCCTTTGGGTCCACGTGTCTATTCTTGACATTTCTCGTGTTTATTAATAATTTTGATGGTGGGACTTCTTTGAAATCGTACTTTATTCtagtatttttaatatattttatatttttaataaattaaatttataataaattaatgtcagttatataatttataatatttccCATATTTGAAAGTTTCAAAAGTATTAAACACTTCAAATCTAAGAGTTAAAACCTTCAATATGACTATTCTAGTATTTTATTGCATTTTTGGGTTCAAACTCGGTTTATGTTATATGATTAAGTTGTAAGTTGTAATGTTGTTTGAACCTATACTTTAAAGCTAGAATTTGAAGTCTAGTTCAAGCTTGAAAAAAGTTGTAAATTACAAAAATGATTTGTCTTTTGAATTGCATCTGAACTTAAGACTTTGGTTGTATTCTAtaataagtttcaaatttcaaatttgactaAGCTTTCAATGTGCAATTGGACTTTGAAATTTGGTTACATTTTGAATAAAacttccaaatgaactataaaTTTGAAAAGAGTCCTTAACAtgattttttgttttcaaatttaacATTTTATATTAACATATTTTGAAGTTTTAGGGTTTGTAGGACAACATGATTAAAATTTTACACAAATTTTAAATAAACCCTAAAGACTAAGTCATGGTGTCTGAAAGTGATAAATACCCCAAAACTAGATagggtttttaatttttaaatttaaatataattttcaaGAAATATAATCTCCACTAcatgattcaaaaaaaaattatgaagttTTGACAAGAGATTTTGAATGCAAATATGAATTTCATTGAAAACTAGGGCTAAATGCCATAAAcaacaaaaccctaaatttttctaATTGTTAAAAACAAAACCaaatgaaagaaaaggaaaaaatggatGATGATGCCAAATGACCTCAAATAGTTTGAAACTTTAATAAGAGATGAAGCATCGAGAAGTTGAGAGGTTGTACGGAGTTGGAGCATCAAATTTATAAAGGAAAATGAAAGGCATAGAAATTGAAACGTTTTTGAGGTTTCATTTCCATCAACACATGCACCATTAATGAAACACCTATCAACTTAATGTTTTGAGGGAAATTATAGAGTTAAAAGGGGTTCAAAAAATCtatgaacttaaaaaaataaaagtaaaattaaCTCTTCAACATCCTAGACACTTACAACTTCAACAATGTAATTTGACAAAAGAATAcatgtcaaaataaaaataaataagacaTTGTCCTAGCATTGtggaaaatatcatttcaaaatcaAATATTAGGGTGCccaaaattttcaaatttaggTGCATGTTGTGATTGGTCACAACATATATTTAGTTAATTTTATATACATGCACAAAGAAGTTGAATTTAAGATAATCATATTGTATCTCATTAAGTgaaaaattttcttgtcaaagatgtTACATGTGAATGTGAATATTTTATATAAAAGAAGCCATAATTGATCAAAGTTGAGGATAATGCTTATGTGAAGGTGGGGGTGACAAGCTACACCCTTAATCTATAGAGGGCATGAGGATATGCGTAGCTAATTTATGGATGGCGTAAACATTAAATTAAGTTATATATGATTATTTATTTAGTCTTATATAAGTAGTCAGATTGGCTTGTGAGGTATCGACAAGATAAGTATGATATATTTAGGAGGCGGTGGTTAGTTTATAAACATCATATTGTGAATTATATTTTTATTCAAGACATTTGGATGTTTTCCTCTCAAAGTGGTTTATTATTCTCAAATATTAAGTATTAGTAGTATATTTCTTATTGTATTCTCTGTGTAAGTTATTTTATTACACACAACTTGTAAGATGATGCTCCTACGTCAAAGATTGATAAGGGACCACAACTAGGTGTCCATATTTCATAGGTTTACACATCTTCTCACATTTAACATGTATTCCCATCTCTTTAATTTGGGAATCTCATTGCCAACACTAGATGCAAACCATCTAGAATTGAAGCTAGTTTCAATGCCACTTCATTCATGTAACTGCTATTAACAAAATCTCATTGTGGATAGAGTAGTGGAACCCTTATTGTGtaataccaaaaaaaaattcaaatagaaaACAATCTTTTGGGTGATCATTGATGGAGGTGCAATTGACTTGAAACTAGACGAATCATGAAATATATGTGATTGTGGAATCTAGTTCAGTTATCTAAATAAAGTGACATTACATATTAGATTTTTAATTAACCAAAAATTGCTAATGAAATGCACTCTTATGAATATCTAAAGCCAAAATTAATTTTGTTGTCTTGAACTCTATATGACAATCACTATCACCTAATTATAGTATGTAGAGTCTAAAGACTCAATCCATATTGACTAATTTGAGATCTTACTTCAATAACAAGTGAACATACAAATACAATTAAAGGTATGCATATCTTATTACCTCATTTATACCCCCATATAAGATCTAGGCTTCTAGAGTGTGATTTTTTATACCACATGATACTTAATTCTAGTTGAGCCTTCTATAAAAACGACAAATTGACTTCCTCTAATCCCCTCAATAAAACAAcaataaattaaaaatacaaaatataattcaaAAGATGTCATAAAATTAGGATGATATGGCTATGCCATGGTTTTAAGAAGATAATAAGATAAGGGTAAAATAATAAATAGTAAGTGTGTTTAAAAAGTGCTATAATATATTGGTAATTCCACTAATTCTTATATGAATGAAATTCACTCTTTAAGAcaagatatgtaatatttaattaaaaaattcctATTTTTAAAATTTCACACATTGGTTCTCCTTGGTACAATAGAACTAATAACTAACATTTCTAAATGATTATTGTATGTATATATTAAGGCAGCCTTCAAAGTGACATATTTTGTATGCCACATAGTTCTCCACATGTATAATAGACTAGTAGTAACATAGCACATATTTTGTCAACATAAAAGTATACTAGTCAACATGCCTCTAAACATTGGAGAGAACTTTAACAAGAACTTTAATGCATATGTTAGTGATGTGATGTCTATTGGAATATACCCCCAAACAACACTCTAAAATAAAGTCCATTTTTGATGATCTTGTATATAATGTGGTTGTTAGCTAATGTCAAGTGCTATAGTGGAGCTAATATATCAACACAAGGTAGCAAAAGTATAAGTACATTGCTAATTAGGAAGCGTTTTTAGATGCAAGTATATGGGTTAATTGTTAGGTTTTGTAAATTTTCGTTATTGTTACTCATTTTTTTCTTATAATTTAAACATAATTATTATGGGAcattaatttaatatataaaatcgTTTATCAAACATAATTATTATGAGACAAcaatttaatataaataattatttataatttttttttgaatagatttaatttttatttttaattatattggagAGACGATCTAGTAGTTGAGCACCTTAACTTTctacttctcaaaatcttatgtgaaaatttcaaatcactcacaatttttatagtagcttacttgacaagtcccctgcttatagCTAAGATTTCAGAGCCAcaacatcaaatatgatgccacatcaacatgttttcTGCGGAGACATccaaaaaaacttcaaaaaaataaaactataCTTATACAATTAGTCACGTTTTATTGTACTATAGATAACAGTACAAGTCAAATATCATGAAGAGGATCTCATCATTAGAGTAGAAATTGCTTCTCACAATTCACTACGAGTCATCACTTTGCTTCAAAGGGCTTAAGCCAAGGGTACGGAGGTTAACCCTCCAATGCAAACAAACTTCAAACTTCCGTGAGCacaaaataatgtcaaaatgatgGCCTACCCTTCACCAAATTTCACTGCACTACTCCACCTCGCTTCACTCACACAACtctaatttttttctctattttgcttTGCTTCACATCAAATTCACCCCTCCTTATAAATGTTTTCCACCAATCCCACACCAAACATCTTCATTCCTACAATGGCCAAACACACCATCAAGATCTGCCTTCTCCTGCTTCTCCTACACATAAGCTTTTCATCTGGTTGGGATTCAGACTCTGTGCAGGATTTGTGTGTGACAAACCCATCTTCAGGATTTCAACTCAATGGCTTCCCATGCAAAGATCAATCCAAAGTAGTTTCCTCAGATTTCAAAAGCTCCCTGCTGATCAAGCCAGGAAACACATCAAATCCCCTGAGATCTGCTCTCACAATTGGCACAGCTTCAAGCTTTCATGGTCTCAACACTCAGGGCCTCTCATTTGCCAGAATAGATTATGCCCAGGGAGGAATAGTGCAGCCCCACTACCATCCCAGGGCTTCTGAGGTCTTGTTTGTATTGAAGGGGACACTTCAGGCAGGATTCATTGATACCCAGAACAGATTGTTTACAGAGATGCTTAG encodes:
- the LOC131026910 gene encoding germin-like protein subfamily 2 member 1, with product MFSTNPTPNIFIPTMAKHTIKICLLLLLLHISFSSGWDSDSVQDLCVTNPSSGFQLNGFPCKDQSKVVSSDFKSSLLIKPGNTSNPLRSALTIGTASSFHGLNTQGLSFARIDYAQGGIVQPHYHPRASEVLFVLKGTLQAGFIDTQNRLFTEMLSEGDLFVFPVGMVHFIRNVGRGEAVSLSSLNSQNPGAVLIAKTLFSSNPGVPDGVLARAFRISEGEVHSIEKAMSSRGEMKYGGLSAYMMLLVQFIICLYICV